The Pelmatolapia mariae isolate MD_Pm_ZW linkage group LG2, Pm_UMD_F_2, whole genome shotgun sequence sequence tttgatttgaccTTTACAAACTGTTCATCACATTggaattattttttcattttcacatactgtattagcacaattgatctaaattcagacaaaaaaacttccgagtagaaaaaagttatttttttctgtaaaaccCTCAAACTTGAagtgcaaatagaaattgttcATTTCTAAAAATTCTGCAcaagggttaggggttagggtgtgattttgacgcgccggTACCTCtgtcgaccccagagggttaaacgtgcTCGTGGGCATCGGCCGCTTTTTCACTCATGTTCAGTCCCTGGtcatctgacctttgacctcagaaAGGCTCCTCCCTGAGATGAATCCGTGTTACATACAGACAGAAAACGCTGGCTGTCAGCAGCAGAGAGCCTGACAGAAACAGCATTTCTGCACCGACCAGCTGATTCCCGAGACCTCGGCACGCGTCGCTGTCCGAGGTGTTCACAGCGTCCTACGCCTGCTCACACCAccaatgaagaagaagaagcagaacaCGCGTCCGCTTTTTATCCCTGTAGGACTCGGTTTCCATAAATGACTCGTAAACCACGAGTCATTTATGGAAACCTCGGCGGTGATGTAACCTGGCTCCCGCAGGTGTGTGACTGTCGAGGAAGCCGCAGAGAAACAGccagggtcagaggtcaaacatCTCCACCTGAAAGCTGTGAAAGTTGTGACGTTTGATGATTTACTGAAACTCCAGCTTCATCACTGagtcctcctctctctcctcccgtGTCCTCCTGTCCGTCAGCCTGGGAGGTTACCCTCCGTTCCACGAGAGCTTTGGTCATCAGTCGGTCACCGATCAGATCATCAGAGGAGAGTTCACCATGGTTCAGTCCAAGTGGAAGAGCGTCTCCGATCAAGGTACGAGCTGCTTCAGTTGAACTTTATCGATACTGTTAGTGATGACGGGCTCGCTGTCGGGCGCTCGCTTCACGATACAGCTGAGATTTTTCTAGAAACGAGCGAACGAGAGCTGCTCGCACCGCAGAGTCACCGTCAGGCTCAcggtgtgtgtgcaggtgtgtcaGTGAGTCACTGCGTGTTCCACAGTGCGTAGGGGGGCtcaggacttttgcacagcactgttttGGTTCCATCTTGTTTGGAACCTGAGGGTGAAAGGCGGAGCTTCCTGTGTTTGGACTCATATGACCCGTCTGTGTTTCAGCCAAAGACGTGGTGAGGAAGCTGCTGGTCGTTGATCCGATGAAGAGGATGAGCATCGAGGAAGCTCTGCAGCACCCCTGGCTACAGGTAACGCCTCacctgaccccccccccccacccaaatAACCATGCATCAGgctgtgttcagtgtttttgtagTGACTCCGCCCTCAATGATGGCGGTTGGCTGTCTGCAGCACAGCTGACGCCACAGCAGCGAGTCTTAGAGGGTTAAAGATGGTCAGGTGCATTGTGGGAAGTGTAGGCCGCTCACTCTGTGATGGTTGCAGGACCAGAAGATGTTGGAGACGGCGCACAGGCTCATGTACCCGTCTGCAGAGGGAGGGggggctgctgctgctaccatggtaaccacacacacacaaacacacacacagtataacCATGAGCCCGCCTCCTGATCCACTGAGCTCCTCCCCCTGCAGGAGGTGGAGTCGACCTCAGGAAGAAACCTGAGGAAACGAGGACGAGAAAGAGACGGCGAGGAGCAACATCCCGCCAAACGGAGCCAAggcccgccctcttcctctgtgtaGTCACGTGTCTCTGCTGCTGAACCTGgtgtaaataaagttttctaataaagatttttacatttttaatgttatctTTAATGTGCTCGTTTGAACACGCCTACAGCTCTGCAGCTCCTCCTCCAGCCTGCGGGGGGCGCTCAGCCACAGACACTAAGGGGCCAAAGTACAAgcagctttttttattttcatttcaaagcTCATTTCCTGTTATAGTGCTTCAGCTGATTCAAACATTGAACTCCAACATCGATTCATCGATAGATTCATTGATACTTTCATCGATCAGAGTCCAGGAACTCTGTGATGGCTCGAAGGCCTCTGAGGCTTTTCAAGCAGAGAAATCAAAGTGAAATCGAGCCGCTCCTTCATCCTCCTCACACCCTCGGCTGACTCCTCCCCCTCGTGCAGATGTCACAGCCGGGCTCGGCGGTGGTCTCTGAGGGCATACAGGACGCTGTGAGCTTGGTCGAACGCCTCACCGACGGCCGACTGGACTTGACTCCTCCACCGCTGCAGCTGAGGACGCTCCTTCAGGACGTCTCTGCCCCCGGCCAGAGGCTGCAAGGAGACACACTGAGCATGCTCAGAACCAGACAGACACAAACGGGGTACGTTCAGAGAGCCCGCTCCTCTCGGGAGCTGTCAGTCCTCAGAGTAAGGAAAGGAGCTTCAGTGTTTCCTTTAGCAGAGGAGACAGTGGAGCATCCTTCATGAGAAGAGAAGCAATAATCTGTTTTATAATCTGGACtcagtctgtgaaggttctcagacATCCAGCTCATAGTAGTCTGAGGAGCTCGGAAAGAAAAACTTCTggatttctttaagtttctgGAGGATGTTtaatctgagaagcttcttcagttctaagaacAACTACTGGAGAGTCCCTAAGAGGGTcgtggaccccctattgatcctcttgCTCATCACACGAGTATCATGTCTGTAACTGCTCGCTGGGGCAGGGTTAGGGGttaaaagtgcaacacaaacaggaaattcacatgctctgccttcaaagtaaaagctgcactTCTGTTGGCAGAGTGCTGAAttacaacttttactttgaaggggaAGCTTCTCCATTTCCTGTTTGTCTCAGTTTCACTGCAGCTGTTTGGAGACGAGCTCTCTGAACGTACCCAAAGAGACAAAAGGCTTCTCTGAGGGGGGCGGGGCTTGAGCATCCGGAAACTGACCTGCGTGAGCTCGCACACCGCGAGCAGATCGGCCACAGTGATGTCATCACCGCAGAGGAAAGGCTGGCGGCGAAGAAACATGGACTCCAGTTTATCCAGCGTGTCATCGAGGTCGGAGAGAGCGCGATTCAAACGGGCCTCATCCACCGGAGAGCCAGACTGAGCCGGGAGCAGCATCTGAGGTGGGCGGAGACACAAAGCACACCTGAGCTGCTCGATGGCATTACAGCAGCTTTATATTCCTGATGATGTCATTACAGGTGCGCCGCCGTCACAGAACCCCACGCTGCCGTCTCCTGATCACCtgatttcagatatttgaagatGTGTTTCGCAAAATCAGGATTTTGGCTCCGTACCTCCAGGATGAAGACTTTAGCAGCGTGCGGTCGTGTGTTGGTGTGATGCCACGCTGTGTACTCGTCCACTCGGGCTCGTCTCTCTGGTTGCCGTGGATACCAGTGCTCTGGGACATCGTACTTGGTGGCGAGGTACTTCATGATGGCGTCGCTGCAACACATGACACAACCTGATGTTTACACCGAGCATGTGATCCCGACGTGACCCGTCCTGCCTCACAGGAACACACTTTAAATAGGTGTGtgttaggggtgcaacaatactcgtatgggtattgaaccgttcgatacagtgctttcggttcggtatgcatgtgtatcgaacaatactaaattttttatttatcaacttttcttctgacgatgctgtctgtgttgagcgctcagtggatctgcgttcgactactccgcctaggctgcactgtcgagcgcagatccactgagtgcagcgcaagctagcgagacagaagctaagctcgttgcaacatggcaaattgaacctcccccaccctcattcagatctggcctttggaactatcttggtcttcatgtgaagtatgaccctgaaggtaagcgcgtcatggacaaaagtaaaacagtatgtcggatgtgccacgcaatgctcaattggtgggaactagtgcgttagcgcagttagctcgttaacgtgttgacgccatccagccccacgcacagggcgatccgcggtaactcattaacggagatttgccgcattatggcgttaatgtcattttaacgagattaacgctgacggcactagtgggaacacaatgaatatgactgcacatttactccgacatcatcctagtgcgaagacaaaaacaacaagcacgcatgctacaaactttacccgagtcatttagacagccgttagcacatgattctccttatggggacctgatatgtttaatatgctgctgagagtataccccagaagaagcgtatagtatagcttttattttggaaagagccatttctctgtaataaactctcttttccaaagatgagggatttctctcttatttattattattattttgttgtttcagcaacattaaatttaaaaactgtacttttgatttaaaatataaatttataattttaataaatgacaaattaaaaaggcatgaacatttttttgtatcgaaaaaatattgaaccgtgacaccaaagtatcgaaccgaaccgtgaattttgtgtatcgttgcacccctagtgtgtgtgtgtgtgtgtgtgtgtgtgtgtgttttaagctctaaagttagaaatatcctgtctcagagtgacgctgaaaaactagtttatgcatttattacttccaggctggacgactgtaattcattattatcaggaagtcctaaaaactccctgaaaagccttcagttaatccaaaatgctgcagcaagagtcctgacagggactagaaagagagagcagatttctcctgtattggcttcccttcattggcttcctgttaaatccagaattcaaagtcctgctcctcacatacaaggtcttaaataatcaggccccatcttatcttaatgaccttgtagtaccatatcaccctattagagcacttcgctctcacactgcaggcttacttgttgttcctagagtatttaaaagtagaatgggaggcagagccttcagttttcaggcccttcttcactcactatgtgttaacagacctctctgcattgaatcatacttgttattaatctctgtctctcttccacagcatgtctttatcctgtcttccttctctcaccccaaccaatcacagcagttggccccgcccctccctgagcctggttctgctggaggtttcttcctgttaaaagggagtttttccttcccactgtcgccaaagtgcttgctcatagggggtcatatgattgttgggtttttctctgtgtgtattagtgtagggtctactgtacaatataaagcaccttgaggcgactgttgttgtgatttggcgctgtgtaaataaaactgaagtgtgtgtgtgtgtgtgtgtgtgtgtgtgtgtgtgtgtgtgtgtgtgtgtgtgtgtgtgtgtgtgtgtgtgtgtgtgtgtgtacctctcTGTGAGGACAAAGCCGCCGTCCACCATGACAGGAACCTTCTGCATGGGGTTCAGCTTGGTGAAGTCCGGAGTCCGATGTTCTCCTGTACACACAAGAGAAGCTAAAACCAAAGTCCACTCAAAACTCAGGTCATTTAAAGCGGCCTGCAGCGTGTGCGCTCTATTGCAGACAGAAGTCtgagcagcagcttcattcagAACTCCGCTGGGAAACCAAGTGATTAAGATTCCCAGAATAATGATCTGTTGTTACTTTTTGTTTCTGAAAcatgtaaactgtgtgaaaacCGGACATTCAGTGAGTTTAAGAGCGCCGAATGTCCCCGAACAGCCTCATGACGTTTTCTATGAGGATCAGTTCGGTTCAGACGCAGTTTCCTCTCACGGGGTCAGAGAAAGCTTAAATCCGGAGGATTTTGAGTGAGGTCTGGTGGGCTCTGTGCACCGCTCGGATGTAGGTCAAAGTTCTTCGGGTCAGAGTTCAGCTGAAGTTGTGTGCCCACAAACCGCTCTCGGTGCGCCGAGTGCGTACACGGGTGAGCAGGCGGTCAGAGGACTAGTTAGCCGCTCGGTTAGTCGGTTAGTTAACCAGCCTGTCAGCAGCTCACCTTTCCGCAGCGCCACGGTGCGCACTCTGTGCGGGATTTTGGTGCAGGCGAGCAGGATGTGCACCGCCCGGCAGGGCTGCGATAGAAGGTCCAGGTACACCTCCACCAGCCGgcctgttgccatggtgaccgAGGCGTTTTTATCCGTTAAACCGgctaaaaaagcacaaaaaagcgTGAGCTGGCAGCAGTTCGTCTTCCTCTGAGGCTCTGCAGCCTGACAGctgctccacagcgccccctgcaCCCGCACCGACAACTGCACGCAGCAAAGGTTACAGCTTCCTGGGAGGACACTGCAGCGCCTCGTTAACACCTCCTTCAGAGGAAACACAGAAGGATCCTTAAtgacagacaggagagggtgttgtccaacacacacacgcgcgcacacacacacacacacacacacacacacacacacacacacacacacacacacacacacacacacacacacacacacacacacacacacacacacacacgcagtgaGGCAGCCTCGGACAGAAAGCTCAGCTCCCACAGCTGACTCTGAGCTTTTGtcctcacagacagaaaactctGGACCTGGATCATCTCCACTCTGACAGCTGCTTCCACGGCACGGGTGGGCCGATGAGGAGGGCTCGCTCCGGAGTGTTGACATCTCCGATCTGCTTCCCAAACAGTCCCAGCTCAGTCCTGTTGTCTCCGCTCCGAAGGGAGGTGTCGTGTTTCCAGACGGATGATGGTGTCACTGCTGCAGAAAGGCCAGAGCGACGACAGAAAGGCGACAGCAAAGCTCCACAGACAGACAGGAATCAGCCCGGGCTAAagctaaaacaaacaatatgATTGGTTAATGCAAAGAcctgttgtgccaaaaagtgattgtctgccaatcactttccggtatttgccaaaaagtgattgctcgtatttaaactgctataagtaacttgttgggctataatatgtgaaacatatgtcaaatgcatcCCTCATGGATGACACAAAGTCATactgagccacaaacaacattcatgtaacaaggtagaagccgcaatcagtttttggcagtgacttttatataacctttatttatgcagttaaaaaaatctcattaacattaaaaatgtcttttgtaagagtaagttggccaagaggacagcagcaaatattacaatagttctgtaaaatattttaagtggggataaaggattggttataatgtaagtacaataacacagagttgtaaagatacttgaaaaaacagatcatttttaaattctgtatataacccctttgtaaacgCTGTCCCCCAAggtctatttaccaacatacgtaaagatattacacataaaaaatacacggaaacattggaaatgCAGAGAGCTGCATCACACTCAGCAACCTTCCACACCTGTGTCAGGTGGGCTGCACGTCTGTCCAGCGAGCGTTTGGGGACGACGTGAGTTATTTCTAACCCAGTCCGGCCAGCaagcttttcttcttctgggctcacatttagaaaaacaacaagccTAAACAGACCTCCGTCTAAGTGCTGTGCACAAACCAAAGGCGACGGGTCCGAGCATCACAAACATCCCTCAGGTGTGACTGCGTGGGAACGTTCCTGGACTTCATCACGGACACACAGTGGCTGTTTTCCTGTTGATGAATGAAACACTCAATAAACCGCGTTTGGAGAGGATCCAAAGGTTATTGAGGTTCGTCACAGTGTTTCTGCCTCCcatcacagaaacactgacGTAACAACCCACGCAGCTCCTCGTCCACTGTGCTGTGAAAAGTTACAGCGGCatgacaacaaaacacaacaaataaaactcCATCCTCCTCCACGTGTCCTCATCAGGGTCATGGGGGTGgaacctatcccagctacctTAGGGCGGGGTCCATCCTGACAAAGAACCATTCACACCTGAATCCATATCACTTTATTCAACATAAAATCGATTTAAATCGGGAGATGGATTTTTTTAAGCCCTCCCCTAGTGTCTATGTGTCAGTGCGGCCCAGCAGCTCcactgtgtatctgtgtgatgGTAACAGATGCATTCTTCTCCATttcaccggtgaacatccagggagtggacattgagatagtggactcttataggtacctgggtgttcacctgaataataaactggactggagccacaacactgatgctgtttacaggaagggtcagagcagactctacctgctgaggcggctgaggtcatttggagtccagggagcgcttttaaagaccttctatgactctgtggtggcatctgtcattttttacagtgttctatgttggagcagcggtttatcggcagctgagaggaagaggttggataaactcatcaggaaggccagctctgttctgggatgcaccctggacccagtgcaggtggtgggagacagaaggactctggccaaaataacatctctgatggacagagtctcccaccccatgcatgtaaatgttgctgcagAGCTGcatcagtgacagactgctgcatcctagatgcatgaaggagcgtttcacaggtccttcctccctgcagctgtcagactgtacaatcagaactgctcccaacaaacatagatgtttacatcagcactgtaacagcttctactgttataactgcacttttctcagcttatatatacactaacttattggaagttacatgtctactttttaatgcacaggtacaatcACACagtctgcacttttctaattattctaaatattcttaactatttaaacatctttcagtatcctgctctaTTTGCACACTATCTGTACGCTAATGTTAACAGCTGTACTGTCCTCTGCTCTGATACAACCacatttccccttgtgggacaattaaaggattctTCTATTCTCCGGTAAACTGGGAGCGTGTCCGTGCGGTGTTCAGACTGCATGAACAGCTGCTGTGTTTACCTGTCGTCATTAATAAATCTTCTCTCTCACAGTTTCAGACTAGAAGtagttttaaagaaaatcagGAACACTTCACGAATTTGtgtgtcatccttgcgcaggggccatgctaatcttctctgtatcgttCCAATTTTAGTATATGTGCTACCGAAGTAACACGACTGTCCGGGGCCCGTCTGCGCCTTATGAGCCCGTCTGCACTGGAGGCGCTCACGGTCACGGTGAGGCGCCGAGCCGAGGCCCAGACCGCTCCGAGGCGCCAGGAAGCGGCACCACCGACACCTCCAGCGCTGCCGGGTCGCTTTCATACCCCCATTAGTCCCCGCGGCTCAGCGGACGGGGTCTGGGTCCGATCCCCCCCGCTCTACTTCAGGCTGAGCCTCACAGAGGCACAGGGGCATTGTGGGAAATTTACACAGGCCGGTTTACGTCAGCAGGTCAGGATTGGACGGCTGAGGGCGCCACAACAAAGGGCCGACCCAACGCCCTCCTCCCACAGTCCCACCCACCCAGCCCCCACCCGCCCCGCAGGTCAGAGTCCGACACGGGAGGGGAACGCGGTGTGACGTCGCCCTGCTGCCTGTGAGCAGGGTTAGACACGAGGAGCTCATCGGTTTAAACCAGAGGTGGCAAACGTACAGACTTAAACAGAAGTACAGATACGTGGTTCAAATACTGCAGCTGAAGTACTGAAGCTGGTTTGTTACTCAAAAGCTCTGAAATGTACCAAAGTAAGAAAGTATAAAGTAGCTCTACGAACAGTTTTTGTACAAAGGGAACTGAACCTTCTGTtgtattaatataataatattagtACATGAgaatataaaatgtattcaaaGTTATTTAGAACTTTCCCATTCTAATGAATGTACTTAGTTTACATCTGTTTTGTAGGACACAAGTAGTGAAagagaatttgaaaaataactgttttctctctctacaTGTTCGAGGGCGACTTTGCCTCCACACCTAAAAACTACAATGACAACAGTTGGAGGTTAAAGTGAGGATTAGCAGGCGAGGGGACACTGTGGCTCAGCACACCTTTAACACTAAGCTCTCTTCTTCCTGTCCTCTCCTGTCTTCCTCCATGTCTGAGTGAACTTcgttctctttcttttctctccctgtcaaATCCAGCAGCTGCTGCACTGTGAGACAAACCGCACACAGACACTTTACTGCCTGTCACAGCCTTTTAAGTGTCGAAACAAAAAGTACTCCAGTGAAAGGCCGTAGGTGGCAACAGGTGGTTTGTGTCAGAACTTCCAACTTTAAGTGGTCAGAAAATCATTTTAAACCTTCCTGTTGTCCCACTTTACAtttgacaaacaaacaaacaaaaataagtaTACCTAAGTCCTTATTTCACTTCCCACCTCTGGTTTTTACAaggatctccaacaccactggctgacaTGCAGCTCAAACCATGATATCATGACTTCaggctcgggtcctctaccagaggcctgggagcttgagggtcctgcgcagtatcttagctgttcccaggactgcgctcttctggacagagatctccgatgttgttcctgggatctccTGGCCCAAAGTCTCCAGTCCctgaccatcacactaccaccactaTGTTTTACTGCTGGTATGATGTTCATTTTCTGAAAAGCTGTGGtagttttatgccagatgtaatGGGACACACTGTTCAAAAGGTTTACCTTTTGTCTCACCTGTCCCAAAGGTCTTGGGGATCATCCAGATGTTTCCTGGCAAACTGAGACGAGCCTTTACGTTCCTTTagctcagcagtggttttctccttgaacCCTGCCATTCAGGCcattttgcccagtctctttcttatggtggagtcatgaactctgaccttaacttcAGTTCTCtggatgttgttctggggtcttttgttctttttgc is a genomic window containing:
- the gstt2 gene encoding glutathione S-transferase theta-2, giving the protein MIQEVLTRRCSVLPGSCNLCCVQLSVRVQGALWSSCQAAEPQRKTNCCQLTLFCAFLAGLTDKNASVTMATGRLVEVYLDLLSQPCRAVHILLACTKIPHRVRTVALRKGEHRTPDFTKLNPMQKVPVMVDGGFVLTESDAIMKYLATKYDVPEHWYPRQPERRARVDEYTAWHHTNTRPHAAKVFILEMLLPAQSGSPVDEARLNRALSDLDDTLDKLESMFLRRQPFLCGDDITVADLLAVCELTQPLAGGRDVLKERPQLQRWRSQVQSAVGEAFDQAHSVLYALRDHRRARL